One Malassezia restricta chromosome VI, complete sequence genomic region harbors:
- a CDS encoding ATP-dependent Clp protease ATP-binding subunit ClpB, translated as MSGFDFTDRAQTSLAAAFQLAKDYAHAQLAPAHIALSLFNDDTSNSTGVQSTNKDSQSLFKSICEKTGIDISSLDSKLRTALRKIPQQSPAPDDVSLTGAANKVLKNAQQFKTQQRDSFIAQDHLLLALLEDSNIASMLKDAGLANEELFKNALNQARGGRHIDSKTAEAGYDALNKYCSDLTALAAEGKLDPVIGRDNEIRRVVRVLSRRTKNNAVLIGSPGVGKTAVVEGLAQRVIDRDVPPNLLGKIYSLDMGALMAGAKYKGEYEERVKSVLAEIEKMTNDGTPCILFIDEMHLMMAGKGGDSGMDAANLLKPMLARGKLRCIGATTLNEYRQSIEKDAALERRFQQVLVEEPTVEDAIAILRGLREKYEVHHGVRILDSALVSAAQLAKRYLTARKLPDSAIDLVDESCADVTVSRETVPEAIDTLERRKVRLQIAMTALEREKDPQSKERLTQTRQELAQLDDELAPLKAEFEAQRAKGDELNNVRRKIEELRAKASDAERRYDLETASDLMYYAIPDLEKRADKLQEQARKDEAEGKTNLANTVTSENIASIVSRWTGIPVTKMMESERVKLLRLEKILQRDVVGQEDAVKAVAQAIRLSRSGLSNQSRPIASFLFCGPSGTGKTLMSKTLASYMFDDPDAIVRIDASEYSEKHSISRLIGAPPGYVGFDEGGVLTEAVRRRPFSIVLIDEIEKAAREFVQLFLQVLDEGRLQDSQGRQVSFRNTIIIMTSNLGSSFINESEEEDISEPVRQLVQSAISAHFPPEFINRIDSIVTFRKLGRMDVRRIVDIRLKEVQKRLIENGRHSRIMVDEEAKNWLGSIGYSPTMGARPLGRAIQDQLLNPLSLLLLRGQIHNDDPEIHVTFDKYRNALTVQANHEAVPGTLDDDDVDMEEDDLDEPLD; from the coding sequence ATGTCTGGATTTGATTTCACGGACCGCGCCCAGACGTCCCTGGCCGCGGCATTTCAACTAGCAAAGGACTatgcacatgcgcagctAGCACCTGCGCACATTGCATTGTCGCTGTTCAACGACGATACATCCAACTCGACTGGAGTTCAAAGCACCAACAAGGACTCACAGTCCCTTTTTAAGAGCATATGTGAGAAGACGGGTATCGACATTTCAAGTCTTGACTCCAAGCTTCGCACTGCGTTGCGCAAGATCCCGCAGCAGTCGCCTGCCCCAGACGACGTGAGTCTGACAGGAGCAGCAAACAAGGTCCTCAAGAACGCACAGCAGTTCAAGACACAGCAACGTGACTCGTTTATTGCTCAAGACCATCTATTGCTTGCCCTGCTTGAGGACTCGAATATCGCCTCCATGCTGAAAGACGCAGGTCTCGCCAACGAGGAGCTCTTCAAGAATGCATTGAACCAGGCTCGCGGCGGTCGTCATATTGATTCCAAGACCGCGGAGGCTGGCTACGATGCCTTGAACAAGTACTGCTCGGACCTTACAGCGCTTGCTGCGGAAGGCAAGCTGGACCCTGTCATCGGTCGTGACAATGAGATTCGACGAGTAGTCCGAGTTCTCTCCCGACGCACCAAGAACAACGCGGTACTCATCGGTAGTCCCGGTGTTGGTAAGACGGCAGTGGTTGAAGGTCTGGCTCAGCGCGTCATCGACCGTGATGTGCCTCCGAATCTTCTCGGAAAGATCTACTCGCTCGACATGGGTGCGCTGATGGCCGGTGCCAAGTACAAGGGTGAATATGAAGAGCGCGTCAAGTCGGTGCTGGCTGAGATCGAAAAGATGACGAACGACGGCACTCCTTGTATTCTGTTTATTGATGAGATGCACCTGATGATGGCAGGTAAGGGTGGTGACAGTGGTATGGACGCAGCGAACCTGCTCAAGCCCATGTTGGCCCGCGGCAAGCTGCGCTGCATCGGTGCCACGACACTCAACGAGTACCGCCAGAGCATTGAGaaggatgcggcgctggaacGTCGCTTCCAACAAGTCCTGGTGGAAGAACCTACGGTCGAAGACGCTATTGCGATTTTGCGTGGTCTGCGCGAAAAGTACGAAGTGCATCACGGTGTACGTATTCTCGACAGTGCATTGGTGTCAGCTGCACAATTGGCCAAGCGTTATTTGACGGCTCGCAAGCTCCCTGACTCGGCCATCGACCTGGTGGACGAAAGCTGTGCTGATGTCACTGTGTCGCGTGAGACTGTGCCTGAGGCCATTGATACACTTGAGCGTCGCAAGGTGCGCCTTCAAATTGCCATGACGGCACTGGAGCGTGAGAAAGATCCACAGAGCAAGGAGCGTCTGACTCAGACGCGTCAGGAACTGGCCCAGCTGGATGATGAACTTGCGCCTCTCAAGGCCGAATTCGAAGCTCAGAGGGCTAAGGGGGATGAGCTGAATAATGTGCGTCGTAAGATTGAAgagctgcgtgccaaggccaGCGATGCTGAGCGTCGCTACGACTTGGAAACGGCTAGTGACCTCATGTACTACGCCATCCCTGACCTTGAGAAGCGAGCCGATAAACTGCAAGAGCAAGCGCGCAAGGATGAGGCCGAGGGTAAGACGAACTTGGCCAATACGGTCACGAGTGAAAACATTGCCTCGATCGTGAGCCGCTGGACCGGCATTCCTGTGACCAAGATGATGGAGAGCGAGCGTGTCAAGCTGCTTCGTCTCGAAAAGATTCTGCAGCGTGATGTGGTCGGCCAGGAAGATGCAGTGAAAGCTGTAGCACAGGCGATCCGTCTCTCTCGCAGTGGTCTGTCGAACCAGAGTCGTCCGATCGCGAGCTTCCTATTCTGTGGTCCGTCTGGTACGGGTAAGACGCTTATGAGCAAGACGCTGGCTTCGTACATGTTTGACGATCCTGATGCGATCGTTCGTATCGATGCGAGCGAGTACTCGGAGAAGCACAGCATATCTCGCCTGATTGGTGCGCCGCCAGGTTACGTTGGATTTGATGAGGGCGGTGTGCTGACggaggccgtgcgccgtCGACCCTTCTCGATCGTTTTGATCGACGAGATTGAaaaagctgcgcgcgaGTTTGTGCAGCTATTTTTGCAAGTTCTCGACGAGGGTCGCTTGCAGGACAGTCAAGGCCGCCAGGTGTCGTTCCGAAACACGATCATCATTATGACGAGCAACCTGGGCTCGAGCTTTATCAATGAGTCTGAAGAGGAAGACATTTCAGAGCCCGTGCGCCAGCTGGTACAGTCAGCGATTTCAGCGCACTTCCCGCCCGAATTCATCAATCGCATTGACAGCATTGTGACCTTCCGCAAACTGGGCCGAATGGACGTtcgccgcatcgtcgacatCCGCCTCAAGGAAGTGCAAAAGCGCCTTATCGAAAACGGCCGCCACTCCAGGATCATGGTCGATGAGGAGGCCAAGAACTGGCTTGGCAGCATAGGCTACTCGCCAACGATGGGTGCTCGCCCGTTGGGTCGTGCGATTCAGGACCAGCTGCTGAACCCGCTGAGTCTGCTTCTCTTGCGCGGCCAGATTCACAATGACGACCCGGAAATCCACGTCACCTTTGACAAGTACCGCAACGCGCTTACGGTGCAAGCGAATCACGAGGCTGTTCCTGGCACATTagatgacgatgacgtgGATATGGAGGAGGACGATCTCGACGAGCCACTGGACTAG
- a CDS encoding transcription factor: protein MNSSQNQNALSSSCMADRPDRPPCPPTRGPADTESTLPRSSSKGEIQASYELPPNQSALSAIDQSLCRASTELASCACLPAPRPSSDGQNSSSDVPPAQVSSCSTHVPPVSKLSSWPQESHRDEPMVRDGGENSHGIKPESNDEARTPSPSGSLSQGPLPDDDVEECSSFKRKSFLERNRKAAQKCRLRKKEWCASLEAKVKYLESVNESLQNTVISFRSEIVCLQSKLEELQQQLHQQQQFQHQHVHRAVDVCFDPGKHHAVSHEMHPRCPHDGMHTGDYPTFHEYLSHSPHASPSPSYAPHPSIVHTSEPLLPSRMAPYSPLKRGFHSAPPKSAPDSRAPHRYAPSSSSYGSPYASSHLPPLYMSSRGPI from the coding sequence ATGAATTCATCTCAGAACCAAAATGCGCTCTCTTCCTCTTGCATGGCCGATCGCCCAGATAGGCCTCCATGTCCCCCGACTCGTGGCCCTGCTGACACAGAGTCGACACTGCCCCGTTCGTCTTCGAAGGGTGAGATACAGGCTTCCTATGAGCTTCCTCCAAATCAgagcgccttgagcgcTATTGATCAGTCACTCTGCCGAGCGTCAACGGAGCTGGCGTCCTGTGCTTGTCTCCCTGCGCCCCGTCCGAGCAGTGATGGGCAAAATTCTTCTTCCGATGTTCCGCCCGCCCAAGTATCGTCATGTTCCACGCATGTGCCACCTGTGTCAAAATTGTCTTCTTGGCCGCAGGAATCTCATCGAGACGAGCCGATGGTCCGTGATGGTGGTGAGAACAGCCACGGCATCAAGCCAGAATCTAACGACGAAGCACGCACACCATCGCCTAGTGGCTCACTTTCACAAGGCCCATTGCCTGATGATGATGTTGAAGAGTGCTCATCTTTCAAGCGAAAAAGCTTCTTGGAGCGCAATCGCAAAGCGGCGCAAAAGTGCCGTCTACGAAAAAAAGAATGGTGTGCATCGCTGGAAGCCAAGGTGAAGTACTTGGAATCCGTGAATGAATCCTTGCAAAATACCGTGATCTCATTTCGCTCTGAAATTGTATGTCTCCAATCCAAGCTCGAAGAGCTACAACAACAATTACATCAGCAACAGCAGTTTCAGCATCAGCATGTGCACCGTGCCGTGGACGTCTGCTTTGATCCAGGCAAACACCACGCCGTCTCGCACGAAATGCATCCCAGATGCCCTCATGATGGCATGCACACAGGTGACTATCCTACATTTCATGAATACCTGTCGCATTCGCCCcacgcgtcgccgtcgccttCATACGCGCCACACCCCTCCATCGTGCACACGTCTGAACCTCTGCTGCCTTCGCGCATGGCTCCTTACAGTCCGCTTAAGCGCGGATTTCATTCTGCACCGCCCAAGTCGGCACCCGATtcacgcgcgccgcatcgctATGCGccttcctcctcgtcctATGGATCGCCTTATGCGTCATCGCACCTGCCACCACTGTATATGTCCTCCCGAGGTCCCATCTAA
- a CDS encoding RNA recognition motif domain protein, whose amino-acid sequence MNPEEVQNPPATTTAPAMTSSRKSVRITKIHVRDISLQTNLASLLDLLGQAGEVVSMDVRVIQRRGALSIKCQAAYKNATSAATAAETLNGAELDGSKLIVSLHEPKQRQSSAAKSTDAEQEEDKQKSQPADQQANDAAPQPASNAAATGSTKKKSIRKPKSKPARGEPSETMLYVSHLAYSVNNDTLMELFSPYNVKSANVVYNRFRSSKSRGFAFVDFHTHEDQQRAMAEKNGLELMGRVLNVTVALQEAQPQQEAPTESAEPAEPTADAA is encoded by the exons ATGAACCCTGAAGAAGTGCAAAACCCCCCTGCCACGACCACGGCACCAGCCATGACGAGCTCTCGCAAGTCTGTGCGTATTACCAAG ATTCATGTGAGGGACATTAGCCTCCAGACGAATCTAGCAAGTCTGTTGGACCTGCTGGGTCAAGCGGGCGAAGT TGTCTCGATGGACGTGCGTGTCATCCAGCGTCGTGGAGCGCTCTCAATCAAGTGCCAGGCGGCCTACAAAAATGCAACGTCTGCAGCTACAGCCGCAGAGACACTTAATGGAGCGGAGCTGGACGGCAGCAAATTAATCGTTTCTCTTCATGAGCCAAAGCAGCGGCAGTCTTCTGCTGCAAAGTCGACTGACGCTGAGCAGGAAGAGGACAAGCAAAAGTCGCAGCCTGCGGACCAGCAGGCCAATGACGCCGCTCCCCAGCCGGCGTCCAATGCCGCTGCCACGGGCAGCACCAAGAAAAAGTCGATTCGCAAGCCCAAATCGAAGCCGGCACGTGGTGAGCCTAGTGAAACGATGCTGTACGTGTCTCACTTGGCATACTCTGTCAACAATGATACGTTGATGGAGCTCTTTTCGCCTTATAACGTGAAGAGCGCCAATGTTGTGTACAACCGCTTCCGCTCAAGTAAGTCTCGTGGCTTCGCATTCGTCGACttccacacgcacgaggaCCAGCAGAGGGCTATGGCTGAGAAGAATGGCTTGGAGCTCATGGGTCGCGTGCTCAACGTCACGGTGGCGCTCCAAGAAGCACAGCCCCAGCAGGAGGCCCCCACCGAGTCTGCCGAGCCTGCTGAGCCTACGGCCGATGCTGCCTAA
- a CDS encoding aldehyde dehydrogenase (NAD+), translating to MTRSVLTSTPVDTISALIEDLRRVFLSGKTRCVTYRKNQLKQLCFLVHDNEQAFVDAIYRDLGRPKMETVFAEIIGFKNDILTTIAHLDKWTRDRYVYAGLPFLSHGTKIRKDPKGTVLVLGAWNYPITVQLGPVIGALAAGNTVVLKPSELSMHTAQLIADLWPKYMDPDTSAIVNGGIAQATALLDERFEHIFYTGSGRVGRIVAEKAARWLCPTTLELGGKSPVIVDASADLRIAARRTLWAKAFNAGQTCIAPDYVLVERKVQDPFVQELVRAKREFFVSMDKSVRDFGRIVNDNHWKRLHGLITSSKADVVMGGTEGADQPTKFIPLTVLNNVDPREAVMSEEIFGPILPIVPVDDVKAAVQFINERDQPLALYMFTSRSDVQEYILTYTRSGGVVSGDMLLHYAIDALPFGGTGPSGYGAYHGKAGFDCFTHERAVVEAPSHGAVGHLIESIMAKRYPPYSEAKLSFFRHLLSKWILFGRPADATASLTSIDQPTSRSHLNSLSRYKKLLFLLVVLLVLVRSV from the exons ATGACCCGCTCCGTGCTCACATCGACGCCTGTCGACACGATATCAGCGCTTATTGAGGATTTGCGCCGGGTTTTCTTGTCTGGAAAAACGCGCTGCGTAACGTACCGCAAGAATCAGCTGAAGCAGCTGTGTTTCCTGGTACACGACAATGAACAGGCCTTTGTGGACGCGATCTACAGGGACCTGGGCCGTCCCAAAATGGAGACGGTATTTGCCGAGATTATCGGTTTCAAAAACGATATCCTAACGACCATCGCGCATCTTGACAAATGGACGCGGGATCGGTACGTGTATGCGGGTCTGCCGTTTTTGTCGCACGGGACCAAGATTCGCAAAGATCCCAAGGGTACCGTGCTGGTGCTTGGTGCATGGAATTATCCCATCACAGTTCAACTAGGTCCTGTGATCGGGGCTCTAGCAGCGGGTAATACGGTGGTACTGAAGCCATCCGAGCTTTCGAtgcacacggcgcagctgaTAGCGGATCTGTGGCCCAAGTACATGGATCCTGACACCTCAGCTATCGTGAACGGTGGCATAGCACAGGCTACTGCTTTACTAGATGAGCGCTTCGAGCACATCTTCTACACGGGCAGTGGCCGCGTCGGGCGCATTGTAGCTGAAAAGGCTGCTCGGTGGCTGTGTCCCACCACACTAGAGCTGGGTGGCAAATCGCCCGTCATCGTTGATGCTTCGGCAGATCTCAGGAttgccgcgcgacgcacgctgtGGGCCAAAGCGTTCAACGCCGGCCAAACCTGCATCGCACCCGATTACGTGCTTGTGGAGCGCAAGGTCCAAGACCCGTTTGTCCAGGAACTTGTGCGAGCCAAGCGCGAGTTTTTTGTTTCGATGGACAAGAGCGTCCGGGACTTTGGGCGCATCGTCAATGACAACCACTGGAAACGTCTTCACGGTCTGATCACGTCGTCCAAGGCCGATGTGGTGATGGGGGGCACCGAGGGAGCGGATCAGCCGACCAAATTTATTCCCCTGACGGTGCTCAACAACGTCGACCCCCGGGAGGCGGTCATGAGTGAAGAGATTTTTGGTCCTATCTTGCCGATTGTGCCGGTGGATGACGTCAAGGCGGCTGTTCAGTTCATCAATGAACGTGATCAGCCTCTCGCGCTCTATATGTTCACCAGCCGCAGCGACGTTCAGGAGTACATTCTTACCTACACGCGTTCAGGCGGTGTCGTGAGTGGTGATATGCTCTTGCACTATGCCATCGATGCCTTGCCGTTTGGAGGCACCGGTCCCTCTGGCTATGGTGCCTACCATGGCAAGGCCGGCTTTGATTGCttcacgcacgagcgcgcTGTTGTCGAAGCGCCATCTCACGGTGCGGTAGGGCACCTCATTGAGTCGATCATGGCCAAGCGGTACCCACCGTACTCGGAAGCCAAGCTCAGCTTTTTCCGCCATCTTCTCTCTAAGTGGATCTTGTTTGGTCGACCTGCAGATGCCACAGCCTCCCTCACGTCGATCGATCAGCCCACGTCCCGG TCGCACCTAAACTCACTTTCCCGTTACAAGAAGCTGCTTTTCTTGCTGGTGGTGCTCCTCGTGCTCGTACGTTCTGTCTGA
- a CDS encoding serine/threonine-protein kinase: protein MTGRHTRVRRAHLTSAYHELGKQLTSGKLSVVGQYTLQRSIGQGTYGKVRLATHRLTNERVAVKQIPKQHVASLTREIHHHRRLHHPHVLQLYEVILTESHIWMVTELCSGGELYDVVESRGGLHESEAYTYFAQLCDAVAYIHAQGIVHRDLKLENILLDAQGHVKVSDFGFTREFEPHRWLRTRCGTQAYCAPEMLDGRPYVGEQVDIWSMGVILYALVCGQLPFDDDNDAVLHDCILHASPHLPSQLSVELRDLIGSILSKDGARRPSIKDIVSHSWFQLHADPVQVDHLAHISTPPLPLMESAEEKELYAMLQELGLAVGQIRHSVLTHACDSAGAFWWLLLHRRRRRAASYTLRVPGAYKDAPELLPSVSSPDPSARSSPVMPKPARPISMTRRTSSRLSRTSSARRSSLSSTDSHVSMSLRRHKSSMSSVLHAPLPRRRRDSESIVYRLRKESHHALAPVRALHEKHRSLDEASLQRKGMNLTSRTTPPVALGTSSLSPLRIRCRRPLVTPKRPSLLRVSKPERKLPPEDEEGDWIDEEHEFAGGLGQQPTLLLDAAPGLSQRRGSPCPLLRPKLWTQGDKSVSSTPLRQKMRRDVPATLIEEEDDNSSDPSSVM from the coding sequence ATGACGGGGCGTCACACACGCGtccgacgtgcgcatctCACGTCGGCGTACCATGAGCTGGGAAAGCAGCTCACATCTGGAAAGCTGTCTGTGGTTGGGCAATATACGCTTCAACGCTCCATTGGCCAAGGTACCTACGGCAAGGTGCGATTAGCCACGCACCGGCTCACGAATGAGCGCGTGGCCGTCAAGCAAATACCCAAGCAGCATGTCGCCAGCCTAACTCGAGAAATCCACCACCATCGTCGACTTCATCACCCACACGTACTTCAACTGTATGAAGTGATTCTCACCGAGTCTCATATCTGGATGGTGACAGAACTGTGCTCGGGTGGCGAATTGTATGACGTCGTAGAGAGTCGCGGAGGCTTGCACGAATCAGAGGCGTACACGTACTTTGCACAGCTATGCGATGCAGTGGCCTATATTCATGCACAGGGCATCGTGCATCGTGATTTGAAGCTCGAAAATATTCTGCTGGATGCCCAGGGCCATGTCAAAGTCAGCGACTTTGGCTTCACGCGCGAGTTTGAGCCGCATCGTTGGCTGCGTACGAGATGCGGTACTCAGGCCTACTGTGCACCCGAAATGCTGGATGGCCGGCCATACGTCGGTGAACAGGTCGACATATGGTCTATGGGCGTGATTTTGTATGCACTCGTATGTGGCCAGCTTCCGTTTGACGACGACAATGACGCCGTCTTACACGACTGCATTTTGCATGCATCACCTCACCTGCCGTCCCAGCTCTCAGTAGAGCTGCGCGATCTTATTGGATCTATTTTGTCGAAGGAtggcgcacgtcgtcccTCTATCAAAGACATCGTCTCGCACTCATGGTTCCAACTGCACGCGGATCCCGTTCAGGTGGACCACCTCGCCCACATATCTACGCCACCTCTACCTCTTATGGAAAGTGCAGAAGAAAAAGAGCTGTATGCCATGCTCCAAGAACTAGGCCTGGCCGTGGGCCAGATCCGGCACAGCGTTCTCACCCATGCGTGTGACTCTGCTGGTGCGTTTTGGTGGCTACTACTGCATAGAAGgaggcgccgtgcagctTCATATACCCTTCGTGTTCCTGGCGCGTACAAGGACGCACCGGAGCTATTGCCCAGTGTGTCCTCACCCGACCCATCCGCGCGATCGTCGCCGGTCATGCCGAAACCAGCCCGGCCGATTTCCATGACGCGACGAACGTCGTCCCGACTTAGTCGAACGTCGAGTGCTAGACGTTCCTCATTGAGCAGCACTGACTCACACGTCTCGATGTCACTTCGACGGCACAAATCCAGCATGTCGTCCGTGCTACATGCGCCCCTTCCTCGCCGGCGACGAGACTCGGAATCCATCGTATATCGCTTACGCAAGGAGAGTCATCACGCACTTGCGCCGGTTCGAGCGCTGCACGAAAAGCACAGATCTTTGGACGAAGCCTCGCTGCAGCGAAAGGGCATGAACCTCACTTCCCGGACGACTCCGCCTGTCGCGCTTGGTACATCAAGTCTGTCGCCCTTGAGAATCCGGTGTCGTCGTCCGTTGGTTACGCCGAAACGGCCATCGCTTCTACGTGTAAGCAAGCCCGAGCGAAAGCTTCCGCCGGAAGATGAGGAGGGTGATTGGATTGACGAAGAGCATGAGTTTGCGGGCGGACTCGGGCAGCAACCGACTCTCTtgctcgatgcggcgcCAGGACTTTCTCAGCGTCGAGGATCTCCATGCCCCTTGCTGCGTCCTAAGCTGTGGACACAGGGCGACAAGTCGGTCTCATCCACACCATTGCGGCAGAAAATGCGGCGCGACGTACCGGCTACCTTGATTGAGGAAGAGGATGACAACTCAAGTGATCCGAGTAGTGTTATGTAA
- a CDS encoding phosphoserine phosphatase, translating into MTGRAERLAPAWSSWRRRPLPTMSTPKYGDAKYIFLTDFDGTITLLDSNDHMVDTVGMGYAERRKINDAIVAEKIGFRDGFRQMLESVHRPFEEMKELTRRDVKLDPGFKEFHAFAKENHIPIVVVSSGMTPIIRSIFSNLIGEEEASKLEIISNDVEFTDPEKKGDTWSIVYRHPDNVNGHDKSLSILPYRDLPQRPLLFFAGDGISDISAARHADVLFVKDKKDNDLATYCDKHNIGYHLFKDWTVPKHMIQQWLNGDLTREQLITRRA; encoded by the coding sequence ATGACTGGACGagccgagcgcctcgcccCCGCGTGGAGCTCATGGCGGCGCCGTCCCTTGcccaccatgtcgacgcccAAGTACGGCGATGCCAAGTATATTTTCTTGACGGATttcgacggcacgatcacGCTACTTGATTCGAATGATCACATGGTCGACACTGTGGGCATGGGCTACGCGGAACGTCGTAAGATCAATGATGCCATTGTAGCGGAAAAGATAGGCTTCCGTGACGGATTTCGTCAGATGCTGGAGTCTGTCCATCGGCCCTTCGAAGAAATGAAAGAGCTCACACGCCGAGATGTCAAGCTTGATCCGGGATTCAAAGAGTTCCACGCATTCGCCAAAGAAAACCATATCCCCATTGTCGTGGTGTCGTCTGGTATGACGCCCATCATTCGATCCATTTTTTCGAACCTCATTGGTGAAGAGGAAGCGAGCAAGCTGGAGATTATCTCGAACGATGTCGAGTTTACCGACCCTGAAAAGAAGGGCGATACGTGGAGCATCGTGTACCGTCATCCTGACAATGTCAATGGCCACGACAAATCGCTGAGCATCCTACCCTACCGCGACCTGCCGCAGCGACCCCTGCTTTTCTTCGCGGGCGATGGTATTTCTGACATTTcggcagcgcgccatgctgaTGTCCTATTCGTGAAGGATAAGAAAGACAACGATCTGGCTACATACTGCGACAAGCACAACATTGGGTACCATTTGTTTAAGGACTGGACCGTGCCGAAGCACATGATCCAGCAGTGGCTCAACGGTGACTTGAcgcgtgagcagctcatcACCCGCCGTGCATAG
- a CDS encoding 20S proteasome subunit alpha 2: MSAGAGEGAYSFSLTTFSPSGKLVQIEHALAAVGQGTTSLGIKASNAVVIATEKRPPSPLVDDSALEKVALVCPNIGIVYSGMGPDFRILLARARKIAQSYWKIYGEYPTTKVLVQEIATVMQDATQSGGVRPFGVSLLIAGFDAVRGPSLYQVDPSGSYFMWKASAMGKNMTNAKTFLEKRYSDDISLEDAIHTAILTLKEGFEGQMTEKTIEIGIVGHATKSIVGEGKEPIPVFRRLTEQEVKDYLAL, encoded by the coding sequence ATGAGTGCAGGAGCTGGCGAGGGCGCGTACAGTTTCTCACTGACGACCTTCTCGCCGAGCGGCAAGCTCGTGCAGATCGAGCATGCTCTAGCTGCCGTGGGGCAGGGTACGACGAGTCTTGGAATCAAGGCGTCGAACGCCGTCGTCATTGCGACTGAAAAACGACCACCTTCGCCGTTGGTGGATGACAGTGCTCTGGAAAAGGTGGCACTGGTGTGCCCCAACATTGGCATTGTATATTCAGGTATGGGTCCTGATTTTCGTATTCTCCTCGCACGTGCACGGAAGATCGCACAGTCGTACTGGAAGATTTATGGTGAATACCCCACAAccaaggtgctggtgcaggAGATTGCGACGGTCATGCAGGATGCGACGCAGAGCGGTGGTGTGCGTCCATTTGGTGTGTCGCTCCTTATAGCTGGCTTTGATGCCGTGCGTGGTCCGTCGCTGTATCAAGTTGACCCCAGTGGCTCCTACTTTATGTGGAAGGCGAGTGCTATGGGCAAGAATATGACCAATGCCAAAACGTTTTTGGAGAAGCGGTATAGCGACGACATTTCGCTCGAGGACGCCATTCACACGGCTATCCTCACGCTCAAGGAAGGGTTCGAGGGTCAAATGACAGAAAAGACCATCGAGATCGGCATCGTGGGCCATGCGACCAAGTCGATCGTCGGCGAGGGCAAAGAGCCCATACCTGTCTTTCGCCGCTTGACAGAGCAAGAAGTCAAGGACTACTTGGCGCTCTAA